From Luteococcus japonicus, one genomic window encodes:
- a CDS encoding ABC transporter permease encodes MAQVLADRLPWTLLLSTVGLLVAVLLGLCGGVVAALRPGSWLDRASEALIILVQSIPPHVLALGLIMVGSLGLGWFPAVGAVTVRGGGGVLDVAHHLVLPALVLGLSQAPWLLLSCRTEVRAALASDAVRAAVVRGLSWRTVALRHVLPVSLAPLVTLVGVRLPELVGAVIGEESFAWPGLAAAMVTSARDLDLPLLALLTVASTALVLVGSLLADLCYLALDPSVGLDD; translated from the coding sequence GTGGCGCAGGTGCTGGCCGACAGGTTGCCGTGGACGCTGCTGTTGTCCACGGTCGGGCTGCTGGTGGCTGTCCTGTTGGGGTTGTGTGGGGGAGTGGTCGCGGCGCTTCGTCCTGGGTCCTGGCTGGACCGTGCCAGCGAGGCCCTCATCATCCTGGTGCAGTCCATCCCGCCCCATGTGCTGGCCCTGGGCCTGATCATGGTCGGTTCGCTCGGGCTGGGCTGGTTCCCGGCCGTCGGCGCAGTCACCGTACGGGGCGGAGGCGGCGTGCTCGACGTCGCCCACCACCTGGTCCTGCCTGCGCTGGTGCTCGGCCTGTCCCAGGCGCCGTGGCTGCTGCTCAGCTGCCGCACCGAGGTGCGCGCCGCGCTGGCCTCCGACGCCGTCCGTGCCGCCGTCGTCCGAGGGCTGTCCTGGCGTACCGTGGCGCTGCGCCACGTACTCCCCGTCTCATTGGCGCCGCTGGTCACGCTGGTCGGGGTGCGGCTCCCGGAGCTGGTGGGCGCCGTGATCGGGGAGGAGTCCTTCGCCTGGCCGGGCCTGGCGGCCGCGATGGTCACCTCGGCGCGGGACCTGGACCTGCCGCTGCTGGCATTGTTGACCGTGGCCTCCACGGCGCTGGTGCTCGTCGGCTCCCTGCTGGCAGACCTGTGCTATCTGGCCCTGGATCCGAGTGTGGGTCTGGATGACTGA
- a CDS encoding ArsR/SmtB family transcription factor — MADPTRPKLLTQIHLHPDSRVGELAEACGVTPTAASQALRVLRDQGWVEAHQQGPSVRYRLVDGAVHTVLHLMGQTHDH; from the coding sequence TTGGCCGATCCCACCCGCCCCAAGCTGCTCACGCAGATCCACCTGCACCCGGACTCCCGCGTCGGTGAGCTGGCCGAGGCCTGTGGAGTCACGCCCACCGCCGCCTCGCAGGCGCTGCGAGTGCTGCGCGACCAAGGCTGGGTGGAGGCCCATCAGCAGGGCCCCAGCGTGCGCTACCGGCTGGTGGACGGCGCGGTGCACACCGTGCTGCACCTGATGGGCCAGACCCACGACCACTGA
- a CDS encoding carbohydrate ABC transporter permease: MSTTNLTVPEGQELLTKRELETLNKPKKTGKQIAGTVASLLGIALIIIYCILPFLWMVISSLRLPSEGLSTEFIPNPMSVQNFHIVFNEKNNFFTAIGNSILISTVTTALTLLFGIVAAYALARLRFTGKALVLAIIIGCSMFPAITILVPLLKMFTGNYEWLPIDWMNHYQAAIIPSLSFGLPLCVWNLTAFFRQLPVELEQAAMVDGCTPTTAFRKIILPLAAPGIFTTVILTFIAVWNEYMFAMTFLPDRKKMTAPVSLSQFTGDSAFNIPYGAIMAAGVVVTVPLLAMVLIFQRRIVAGLTAGGVK, translated from the coding sequence ATGAGCACCACGAATCTCACGGTCCCCGAGGGCCAGGAGCTGCTCACCAAGCGCGAGCTGGAGACGCTCAACAAGCCGAAGAAGACGGGCAAGCAGATCGCCGGGACGGTGGCCTCGCTGCTGGGCATCGCCCTGATCATCATCTACTGCATCCTGCCCTTCCTCTGGATGGTGATCAGCTCGCTGCGCCTGCCCAGTGAGGGCCTGAGCACGGAGTTCATCCCGAACCCGATGTCGGTGCAGAACTTCCACATCGTCTTCAACGAGAAGAACAACTTCTTCACCGCCATCGGCAACTCGATCCTGATCTCGACGGTGACCACGGCCCTGACGCTGCTCTTCGGCATCGTCGCCGCCTACGCCCTGGCCCGTCTGCGCTTCACGGGCAAGGCACTGGTGCTGGCCATCATCATCGGCTGCTCGATGTTCCCGGCCATCACCATCCTGGTGCCGCTGCTGAAGATGTTCACCGGCAACTACGAGTGGCTGCCGATCGACTGGATGAACCACTACCAGGCGGCGATCATCCCGTCGCTGTCCTTCGGTCTGCCGCTGTGCGTGTGGAACCTGACGGCCTTCTTCCGTCAGCTTCCCGTCGAACTGGAGCAGGCGGCCATGGTGGACGGGTGCACGCCCACCACGGCCTTCCGCAAGATCATCCTGCCGTTGGCGGCGCCCGGCATCTTCACCACCGTCATCCTGACCTTCATCGCGGTCTGGAATGAATACATGTTCGCCATGACCTTCCTGCCCGACCGCAAGAAGATGACGGCCCCGGTCTCGCTGAGCCAGTTCACCGGTGACAGCGCGTTCAACATCCCCTACGGCGCCATCATGGCCGCCGGTGTGGTGGTGACCGTGCCGCTGCTCGCCATGGTGCTGATCTTCCAGCGTCGGATCGTGGCCGGTCTGACCGCCGGTGGCGTGAAGTGA
- a CDS encoding carbohydrate ABC transporter permease, whose product MVTAVETQGASSRKAKKNALSDGQGTLAWILVAPTLAVILFVVGIPIVLSVIESFYKTSNGIDPTTGMAETGTKFVGLENYLNALTSNSTAVDGVFGSMPRLMNAFVNNVWFTVICVVIETILGVAMALIMARAFKGTGLVRAAILVPWAIPTIVSAKLWFVIFQADGVANKILGKEILWLGDSSASQLAVIMADVWKTAPFIGLLTLAGLQTIPAEVYEAAKVDGATAWQQFTRITLPMVKPALVVAVLFRTLDTMRMFDLPYGLIGPNKYSVETLSMFAYNEAVSQRYGPAAAYSILLFLLICLVAFLFIKLLGADVVGDDETRAKTAQRKRMRALHKQQVKRTKANQTITSGESAA is encoded by the coding sequence ATGGTCACCGCTGTCGAAACCCAGGGCGCTTCGTCCCGCAAGGCGAAGAAGAACGCCCTCAGCGACGGGCAGGGCACCCTTGCCTGGATCCTCGTTGCACCCACCCTCGCCGTGATCCTGTTCGTGGTCGGCATCCCGATCGTGCTCAGCGTGATCGAGTCCTTCTACAAGACCAGCAATGGGATCGATCCCACCACAGGCATGGCCGAGACCGGCACCAAGTTCGTCGGTCTGGAGAACTACCTCAACGCCCTGACGTCCAACTCCACTGCGGTCGATGGCGTCTTCGGCTCCATGCCGCGCCTGATGAATGCCTTCGTCAACAACGTCTGGTTCACCGTCATCTGCGTGGTGATCGAGACCATCCTCGGCGTCGCGATGGCCCTGATCATGGCGCGAGCCTTCAAGGGCACCGGCCTGGTGCGCGCCGCCATCCTGGTGCCGTGGGCCATCCCGACCATCGTCTCTGCCAAGCTGTGGTTCGTGATCTTCCAGGCCGACGGCGTGGCCAACAAGATCTTGGGCAAGGAGATTCTCTGGCTGGGTGACTCGTCGGCCTCCCAGTTGGCGGTCATCATGGCCGACGTCTGGAAGACAGCCCCCTTCATCGGGCTGCTGACACTGGCCGGCCTGCAGACCATTCCCGCGGAGGTCTACGAGGCCGCCAAGGTGGACGGGGCCACCGCGTGGCAGCAGTTCACCCGGATCACGCTGCCGATGGTCAAGCCCGCCCTGGTGGTGGCGGTGCTCTTCCGCACCCTGGACACCATGCGCATGTTCGACCTTCCCTACGGCCTGATCGGCCCGAACAAGTACTCGGTGGAGACGCTGAGCATGTTCGCCTACAACGAGGCCGTCAGCCAGCGTTACGGCCCGGCCGCCGCGTACTCGATCCTGCTCTTCCTGCTCATCTGCCTGGTGGCCTTTCTGTTCATCAAGCTGCTGGGTGCCGACGTCGTCGGTGACGACGAGACCCGGGCCAAGACGGCCCAGCGCAAGCGGATGCGCGCCCTGCACAAGCAGCAGGTCAAGCGCACCAAGGCCAACCAGACCATCACCAGTGGGGAGAGTGCGGCATGA
- a CDS encoding ABC transporter substrate-binding protein, whose translation MATTNKAQRVAFAGLSVIAVLATAACGGGDKATSGESTAALNWDQKGPITFVQGKDNNNLVQPLLNEWNKEHPNEKVTFVQLSASADEQRQKMVDNANTKGASNFDVLYLDIVWTAEFAAKQWVHELPKDMFPTDGMLQPAVDGATYFDKLYAYPTSSDGAMLYFRKDLLEKAGIKEAPKTWSDMKAACTKVKALPEGKGLDCYGGQFQKYEGLTCNITEIVNSSGAEFLDKDGKPQVNSEAALKGVQWLQDSFKDGTIPKAATTWMEEPSRQAFQDGKLVFLRQWPYIYSLMQAKDGSSKVADKFGIAPLPGLEGPGVSTLGGHNLAISKTAKNLGTARDFIKWYGEEAQQKTAAQKATLAPTRESLYADADLVKQLPYLPVLKESIATAKARPKVVAYNDATQAIQDASANVIAGKDPKSNFEGLQTKLTELTK comes from the coding sequence ATGGCAACCACAAACAAGGCCCAGCGCGTCGCATTCGCCGGCCTCTCCGTCATTGCTGTCCTGGCCACCGCAGCGTGCGGCGGCGGCGACAAGGCCACGTCGGGCGAGAGCACCGCTGCTCTCAACTGGGACCAGAAGGGTCCGATCACCTTCGTCCAGGGCAAGGACAACAACAACCTGGTGCAGCCCCTGCTCAACGAGTGGAACAAGGAGCACCCGAACGAGAAGGTGACCTTCGTGCAGCTCTCGGCCTCCGCCGATGAGCAGCGCCAGAAGATGGTCGACAATGCCAACACCAAGGGCGCCTCGAACTTCGACGTGCTCTACCTGGACATCGTCTGGACCGCCGAGTTCGCCGCCAAGCAGTGGGTGCATGAGCTGCCCAAGGACATGTTCCCCACCGACGGCATGCTGCAGCCCGCCGTCGACGGCGCCACCTACTTCGACAAGCTCTACGCCTACCCGACCAGCTCGGACGGCGCCATGCTCTACTTCCGCAAGGACCTGCTGGAGAAGGCCGGCATCAAGGAGGCCCCCAAGACCTGGTCCGACATGAAGGCGGCCTGCACCAAGGTCAAGGCCCTGCCCGAGGGCAAGGGCCTGGACTGCTATGGCGGCCAGTTCCAGAAGTACGAGGGCCTGACCTGCAACATCACCGAGATCGTCAACTCCTCCGGCGCCGAGTTCCTGGACAAGGACGGCAAGCCGCAGGTGAACTCCGAGGCCGCCCTCAAGGGTGTCCAGTGGTTGCAGGACTCCTTCAAGGACGGCACCATCCCCAAGGCCGCCACCACCTGGATGGAGGAGCCCAGCCGCCAGGCCTTCCAGGACGGCAAGCTCGTCTTCCTGCGCCAGTGGCCCTACATCTACTCCCTGATGCAGGCCAAGGACGGCTCGTCGAAGGTTGCCGACAAGTTCGGCATCGCCCCGCTGCCCGGCCTCGAGGGCCCCGGCGTGTCCACCCTGGGTGGCCACAACCTGGCCATCTCGAAGACCGCGAAGAACCTCGGCACCGCCCGTGACTTCATCAAGTGGTACGGCGAGGAGGCCCAGCAGAAGACCGCTGCGCAGAAGGCCACCCTGGCTCCCACCCGCGAGTCCCTCTACGCCGATGCAGACCTGGTGAAGCAGCTTCCCTACCTGCCTGTGTTGAAGGAGTCCATCGCCACAGCCAAGGCCCGCCCGAAGGTCGTCGCGTACAACGACGCCACCCAGGCCATCCAGGACGCCTCGGCCAATGTGATCGCCGGCAAGGATCCCAAGAGCAACTTCGAGGGTCTGCAGACCAAGCTCACCGAGCTGACCAAGTAA
- a CDS encoding DUF3618 domain-containing protein, translated as MADKKTDNRSAAQIKADIAAARARMTANVEGLVTEVHPKAVKQRSVDEAKAFAMGEVSHLKSQVKDDDGWRTDRLSVAGVAAGAAAIGLAVVRAVVKGVRNRSKTKSAVKEAKALALQVRKETSAQQKVLAKEARHQRRIAAKQVKKAAKR; from the coding sequence ATGGCTGACAAGAAGACCGACAATCGCTCTGCCGCCCAGATCAAGGCGGACATCGCCGCAGCTCGCGCGCGGATGACCGCCAACGTCGAGGGCCTTGTCACCGAGGTCCACCCCAAGGCCGTCAAGCAGCGCAGCGTCGACGAGGCCAAGGCCTTCGCGATGGGTGAGGTGAGCCACCTCAAGAGCCAGGTCAAGGACGATGACGGATGGCGGACCGACCGGCTGAGCGTCGCGGGCGTTGCCGCTGGTGCCGCTGCCATCGGGCTGGCCGTGGTGCGCGCGGTGGTCAAGGGCGTCCGCAACCGGAGCAAGACCAAGTCCGCCGTGAAGGAGGCCAAGGCCCTCGCCCTGCAGGTGCGCAAGGAGACCAGCGCCCAGCAGAAGGTGCTCGCCAAGGAGGCCCGCCACCAGCGCAGGATCGCGGCCAAGCAGGTCAAGAAGGCTGCCAAGCGCTGA
- a CDS encoding peroxiredoxin, which produces MTERLAASSPAPAFTLPDAQEQPVSLADFAGKKVILYFYPAAMTPGCTIQAVDFTAAAKELFEAGYTVVGISPDSPAKLAKFAQKENLSVLLLADPEREALTSYAAFGKKMLYGKEIEGVIRSTFVIDVDEAGQGTVEVAQYNVKATGHVAKLRRELGI; this is translated from the coding sequence ATGACCGAACGTCTCGCCGCTAGCTCCCCAGCCCCCGCATTCACCCTGCCCGACGCCCAGGAGCAGCCGGTCAGCCTGGCCGACTTCGCGGGCAAGAAGGTCATCCTCTACTTCTACCCGGCCGCGATGACACCCGGCTGCACCATCCAGGCCGTCGACTTCACCGCCGCAGCCAAGGAACTGTTTGAGGCCGGGTACACCGTCGTCGGGATCAGCCCGGACTCCCCCGCCAAGCTGGCGAAGTTCGCCCAGAAGGAGAACCTCTCGGTGCTCCTGTTGGCGGATCCGGAGCGCGAGGCGCTCACCTCCTACGCCGCCTTCGGCAAGAAGATGCTCTACGGCAAGGAGATCGAGGGAGTCATCCGCTCCACCTTCGTCATCGACGTCGACGAGGCCGGGCAGGGAACCGTCGAGGTGGCCCAGTACAACGTCAAGGCCACCGGACACGTCGCCAAGCTGCGCCGGGAGCTGGGTATTTGA
- a CDS encoding GNAT family N-acetyltransferase, translating to MSFTICEIAVPTRDAVDPSWVMTQSDEIRLAEALDVLGADDFHTPLALAVHGMRHQDDGWMVALVAFDGIDTACLPTGSHGLPLISWEADLAPAPGLVLGVAGVSGHIHDNTTLAELHVIVPVEHRRRGIGRALLRASERVAADRGCTTVQCWADHRPVLGDEPTITAPTGFGTVALADDATAFALASGYVLEQCERHSSCPLPGDEQQLDRLWAEALPCAEGYELRTIIDELPEELLEPFAAMMRHFTEQMPNAGLESEPEDWTPERIRRAEQRRRATGRRSVTTVALDRATGAMAATTGITTDPAHEQVCYQQHTVVDAGHRGHRLGLLSKVANHRAVAKHFPERRRLHTWNAGENRWMLSINDRMGFVEGVTEGAWQKRL from the coding sequence ATGAGCTTCACCATCTGCGAGATCGCCGTGCCAACCCGCGACGCTGTCGACCCGTCGTGGGTGATGACCCAGAGCGACGAGATCCGGCTGGCCGAGGCACTCGACGTGCTGGGCGCCGACGACTTCCACACGCCCCTGGCCCTTGCCGTCCATGGGATGCGCCATCAGGACGACGGGTGGATGGTTGCCCTGGTGGCCTTCGATGGCATCGATACCGCGTGTCTCCCCACCGGTTCGCACGGCCTGCCCCTGATCAGCTGGGAGGCGGACCTGGCACCCGCACCAGGGCTGGTCCTGGGAGTGGCAGGCGTCTCGGGGCACATCCATGACAACACCACCCTCGCGGAACTCCACGTCATCGTCCCCGTCGAACATCGTCGTCGCGGAATCGGGCGCGCCCTGCTCCGGGCCTCGGAGCGGGTGGCCGCCGACCGCGGCTGCACCACCGTGCAGTGCTGGGCCGACCACCGGCCCGTCCTGGGCGACGAGCCCACCATCACGGCCCCGACGGGATTCGGCACCGTCGCCCTTGCCGATGACGCCACGGCTTTCGCCCTGGCCAGCGGTTACGTCCTGGAACAGTGCGAGCGGCACTCATCCTGTCCGCTGCCGGGCGACGAGCAGCAACTGGACCGGCTCTGGGCCGAGGCCCTGCCATGTGCGGAAGGCTACGAGCTGCGCACCATCATCGACGAGCTGCCCGAGGAGCTGTTGGAACCCTTCGCCGCGATGATGCGGCACTTCACCGAGCAGATGCCCAATGCCGGGTTGGAATCCGAACCCGAGGACTGGACCCCAGAGCGGATCCGACGCGCCGAGCAACGTCGGCGGGCCACCGGCCGGCGCAGCGTCACCACCGTCGCGCTGGACCGGGCCACCGGAGCGATGGCCGCCACCACGGGTATCACCACCGATCCCGCTCACGAGCAGGTCTGCTACCAGCAGCACACCGTCGTCGACGCCGGCCACCGAGGCCACCGGCTGGGACTGCTCAGCAAGGTCGCCAACCACCGAGCCGTCGCCAAGCACTTCCCCGAACGACGACGCCTGCACACCTGGAATGCCGGGGAGAATCGCTGGATGCTCTCCATCAATGACCGGATGGGCTTTGTGGAGGGTGTGACGGAGGGGGCGTGGCAGAAGCGCCTGTGA